The candidate division WOR-3 bacterium genomic sequence GTCCACGACGAGAATTGCGCGACATGCAGGAGAAGAAATGCCGGGAATCCTTGATTATTCTTTTTTCAGACTCGCCCTTCTGACGGCTGTTTTTGCAGGAGTGCTTTTCGGAGTCCTCTCTTTTTTCATTTACTCGAGGAAAATGGCTTTTCTCGGTGTGGGAATTTCACACGCGGCTTTCGGCGGAGTTGCCCTGGGAGTGTTTTTTGGCATGAATCCTTTTGTTTCGGCTCTGATTTTTTGCGTTCTGACGGCTATAATTATTGGAAAAGTTTCAAAGAGCGCAAACATATCGGTTAACACGAGCGTCGGAATATTTTTTTCGCTGTCTATGGCCTTGGGCGCATTTTTCATATCCATGAAAAAGGGATACTCCTTCGATCTTTCGGGATACCTTTTCGGCAACATACTCGCCGTGTCTGAAAAAGATTTATTGCTCGTGATTCTTGCTGACATAACCATAATCCCTTTTGTATTGTTTTTTTTGAGGAAAATAATTTATCTTTCTTTTGACGAAGAATCCGCATACATAAGCGGTGTAAAAACGGCTTTTCTGGATTATTCGCTTCTCGTGATTCTCGCGGTTGTCATCGTGCTGACAATAAAAATTATAGGGATAATTCTGGTTTCCGCCCTGGTGATACTTCCCGGAAGTTTTGCTGTTCTCGTATCGAGGAGTTACAAATCCGTAATAGCTGTTTCGGTTATATTTTCGGTGGCGACTATGACTTCCGGGCTTTTTTTGTCATACCTTGCAGACACCCCTCCGGGTGCGACAATAACGATTTTTGCATCTTTTGTATATTTCCTGGCTCTCGGCTCGGTAAGATTGATAAAAAAAACCGTATAAATTAATCGTATTTTAACAAATAAAGAGGATAATTGATGCCATGAAAGAATTCAAGAATATCGCGCTCGTCGCGCACGACAACAAGAAAAAAGATCTCGTCGAATGGGCCGTGTGGAACAGGGATGCACTGAAAGGACAGGTCATCATCTGCACGGGAACCACAGGCAAGCTCATAGAAAAAGAGCTTGAAAATGAGATAAAGGATTACACGATAGTAAAACTCAAATCGGGTCCTCTTGGCGGAGATCAGCAATTGGGCGCGATGATTGCCGAAGGGGGAGTGGATGTCGTCATATTTTTTTGGGACCCCATGCAGCCGCATCCGCACGATGTAGACGTCAAAGCTCTGCTCAGAATAGCTGTTTTGTATAATGTTCCGACAGCCTGCAACAGATCGACGGCGGATTTTTTGATTTCGTCGCCTCTTTTTAAAGGCGACTACACTCCGAAAGAGACGGATTTTGTCGATTACACGGAAAGAGATGTTTAGTTAAGATTTTATCCTGTCAATCGAAACATTCTTGTCCAGAACCTCTCTTATCATCGCGGCGAGTTCACTTACCGGCACGGGTTTTGTCATAACTTTTGCGTTTGGAATGTGTTTTATCGTTTCCTGGATATCGGCGTTTAAAAAGCCGGAGCAGAAAATGACAGGAACATCAGGATGGAGTTCTCTCATCTTTTGCACCATCTCAGGGCCGGAAATTCCGGGCATTGTGTAGTCGGCGATGACGAGGTCGAAAGAGCTGGGGTTTTCTGAAAAAATTGACAGGGC encodes the following:
- a CDS encoding metal ABC transporter permease, with product MPGILDYSFFRLALLTAVFAGVLFGVLSFFIYSRKMAFLGVGISHAAFGGVALGVFFGMNPFVSALIFCVLTAIIIGKVSKSANISVNTSVGIFFSLSMALGAFFISMKKGYSFDLSGYLFGNILAVSEKDLLLVILADITIIPFVLFFLRKIIYLSFDEESAYISGVKTAFLDYSLLVILAVVIVLTIKIIGIILVSALVILPGSFAVLVSRSYKSVIAVSVIFSVATMTSGLFLSYLADTPPGATITIFASFVYFLALGSVRLIKKTV
- a CDS encoding methylglyoxal synthase — protein: MKEFKNIALVAHDNKKKDLVEWAVWNRDALKGQVIICTGTTGKLIEKELENEIKDYTIVKLKSGPLGGDQQLGAMIAEGGVDVVIFFWDPMQPHPHDVDVKALLRIAVLYNVPTACNRSTADFLISSPLFKGDYTPKETDFVDYTERDV